A stretch of DNA from Oceanispirochaeta sp. M1:
TCCCGACGGCTTTCCAGTTCCCGGATAACTCTGTCGGTGAACTTTTCCCAGCCGCGTCCCTGATGAGACCCTGCCTGATGGGCTTCCACTGTGAGGACAGAGTTCAGGAGAAGAACTCCCTGATCCGCCCAGCTGCTCAGGCAGCCGTGATTCGGTGCTGTCAGTCCCAGATCAGTTCCCATCTCTTTATAGATATTTACCAGGCTGGGAGGGGGGGCAACACCGGGCTGTACAGAGAAACAGAGACCATGGGCCTGTCCCGGGCCGTGGTAAGGGTCCTGACCCAGTATTACAACTTTCACCTTGTCGAAGGGAGTGCGGTCCAGTGCATAAAATACCTGACTCTCCGGAGGGAAGAGAGTCTTTCCTTTCTGTCTCTCATCCACAAGAAACTGCCGCAGTTCATCCATATAGGGCTGATCGAATTCATCATTTACTACATTGAGCCAGCTGCTTTCAAGTTTGATATCCCGGTTCATATTTCTCCCAAAAAAATCCCCTATAGACGTAAAGCAATAGGGGATCGTAACGCTCAAAATAGAGGCGTATTATTTAACCACAATATTAACCAGTTTATCAGGAACGGCGATTTCCTTGATGATGGTCTTGCCTTCGGTAAGGGCTTTTACTTTCTCCTGAGCATGGGCCGCAGCCTTCATATCATCAGGGCTTGTACCGGCAGGCAGGATCATCTTGCAGCGGAGCTTGCCGTTGATCTGCACGACGATCTCTTTCTCATCATCTTTTGTGAGCTCTTCGATCCACTGTGGCCATGAGGCGTAGGCAAGGGTGTCATCTTTACCGAGCTTCCTCCACATCTCTTCGGCCAGGTGGGGTGCGTAGGGAGCAATAAGAAGCACAAAGGGTTCCCAGTATTTTCGGTAGCATTTCTTCTGCTTAAAGGCTTCGTTGATAAAGATCATCATCTGGGCGATACCTGTATTGAACTCCAGATCTCTGGTGTCATCGGTCACCTTTCTGATTGTCTTGTGCAGAACCTTCAGCATATCCTTAGAGGGCTCATCATCTGTAATTTCACGCTCGGCGATATCCCAGACTCTGTTGAGAAACCTGTTAACACCCGCAAGACCATTTGTCTGCCAGGGTTTTGAAACCTGCAGGGGACCCATGAACATTTCATACATTCTCATGGAGTCCGCACCGAAATCGCGGATAATATCATCGGGGTTGATAACGTTTTTCAGACTCTTGGACATCTTGGCGATGACCCGGCTGAGTTCTTCCCCTGTGGAGATTTCATAGTACTTTTCACCCTTTTCTTCCACAAGGTCTGTGGCCACAAGGGACTTATCGCTTCTCTGGTAGGCGAATGATGTGATCATTCCCTGGTTTATCAGTCTCTGGAAGGGCTCTTTTGTCTGTACAATTCCAAGATCAAAGAGGACCTTATGCCAGAACCGGGAATAGAGCAGGTGGAGAACCGCGTGCTCCGCACCGCCTACATAAAGGTCTACGGGCATCCAGTAGTTTTCGGCTTCTTTGCCCACAAGGGCAGAGCTGTTTTTAGGGTCGATATAACGGAGGTAGTACCAGCAGCTTCCTGCCCACTGGGGCATGGTGTTTGTCTCTCTCTTACCGGGACCACCGCATACGGGGCACTCACAGTTAACCCAGTCGGTGATGTTTGCAAGAGGAGACTCTCCAGTTCCAGACGGGTGAAAGTCGTTGGTGGAAGGCAGTTCCAGAGGAAGCTGATCCTCGGGAACGGGAACGGTTCCGCACTTTTCACAGTGAACCAGGGGAATCGGCTCTCCCCAGTATCTCTGACGGCTGAAAATCCAGTCCCGGAGTTTGTAGTTGACAGCACCTGTTCCGATCTTCTTCTCTTCCAGCCAGGCAATAACCTTGCTGATGGCATCAATCTTGCCCATGCCGTCCAGGAATCCGGAGTTTACATGGGGACCGTCACCGGTAAAGGCAGCTTCCTGCACATCGCCGCCGGAGAGGACTTCGATGATAGGCAGTTCAAATTTCTTTGCAAATTCCCAGTCACGTTCATCGTGGGCGGGAACGGCCATGATGGCACCCGAACCGTAGGATATGAGAACATAGTCGGCAACCCACACGGGGATTTTTTCACCGCTTAAGGGGTTGATGGCATAGGAACCGGAAAACACTCCGGTCTTATCCTTGGACAGTTCTGTTCTCTCCAGATCGCTCTTGAGGTTGGCCTGCCTGACATACTCTTCAACAGCGGTTTTGTTCTCAGGAGTCGTCAGTTTTTCAACAAGGCTGTGCTCGGGAGATAGAACCATATAGGTGGCACCGAAAAGTGTATCGGGACGTGTTGTATAAACCTCGATCTCATCATCTGTTTCGGTCTTGAACACTACATTGGCACCCTCTGAGCGTCCAATCCAGTTTTTCTGCATGGCCTTAACGGAGTCAGGCCAGTCCAGGGTATCCAAATCTTCTAAAAGTTTGTCGGCATACTCTGTAATCTTAAAGACCCACTGACGCAGATTCTTTCTTTCTACCTGGTGACCACAGCGATCACATCTTCCATCCAGAACTTCTTCGTTGGCGAGGCCTGTCTTACAGTCGGGACACCAGTTGATAGGCTTTTCCGACTCATAAGCCAGACCCGCCTTGTACAGCTTGAGGAAAATCCACTGAGTCCAGTGGTAGTATTCTGAAGTATGTGTTGAAATCTGGCGGTCCCAGTCGTAGCTGAAACCCAGGGCCTTGATCTGTGTCAAAAAGTTATCAATATTGGTCTTGGTTGTGATCTTGGGGTGTGTTCCTGTCTTGATTGCATAGTTTTCCGCAGGGAGACCGAAGGAGTCGAATCCCATGGGGTGGAGTACATTGTATCCGTTCATCCGCAGGTAGCGGCAGTAAATATCGGTTGCTGTATAGCCTTCGGGGTGTCCTACATGGAGTCCCGCACCCGAGGGGTAGGGGAACATGTCCAGGACGTAGGCTCTCTTCTCTTTGGGGAAAGAGGGGTCTTCGGAGACCTTGAATGTTTTGTTCTCTTTCCAGTATTTCTGCCATCTGGCTTCTATGTCTTTAAAAGGGTATTTGCTCATAGGCAAAGATAATATCAGAGCGCCGGGATTTCGTCTAATGCTACCAAGGCAAATTTACAGCCTTGGTGAACTTTTGCTGAAGCTCAAGTGATCAATAATGGGCGGGGAACAGTGCTGTATATTAAAATTTTGATTCTTTTTCATAGGATACATTTCTATTACAGAAACTGCAGTTCTTAAATAATTGTTATTCAATATAGATCAATCGAAAATAAAACCCTGCAAATTGACTTCTGACAGTCTCTTGTTGCAGTTTATAAAAATAATCGCCCCTTGAGAAAAAGTTGCCCTAAGTATGATTCTCCAACTGAACAGTTAATTATAAATTCTGATTCATTGAAAATAATTGCCCTCTATTCAACCAGATATTTCCATATTTAACTGATCTTAAGTTTTCTAATAAAAGACA
This window harbors:
- the ung gene encoding uracil-DNA glycosylase, with amino-acid sequence MNRDIKLESSWLNVVNDEFDQPYMDELRQFLVDERQKGKTLFPPESQVFYALDRTPFDKVKVVILGQDPYHGPGQAHGLCFSVQPGVAPPPSLVNIYKEMGTDLGLTAPNHGCLSSWADQGVLLLNSVLTVEAHQAGSHQGRGWEKFTDRVIRELESRRENLVFILWGGYARKKGSFINRDRHLVIESPHPSPLSSYRGFFGSKPFSRSNEYLQQTGQTEIEWKLPMEGML
- the leuS gene encoding leucine--tRNA ligase; translation: MSKYPFKDIEARWQKYWKENKTFKVSEDPSFPKEKRAYVLDMFPYPSGAGLHVGHPEGYTATDIYCRYLRMNGYNVLHPMGFDSFGLPAENYAIKTGTHPKITTKTNIDNFLTQIKALGFSYDWDRQISTHTSEYYHWTQWIFLKLYKAGLAYESEKPINWCPDCKTGLANEEVLDGRCDRCGHQVERKNLRQWVFKITEYADKLLEDLDTLDWPDSVKAMQKNWIGRSEGANVVFKTETDDEIEVYTTRPDTLFGATYMVLSPEHSLVEKLTTPENKTAVEEYVRQANLKSDLERTELSKDKTGVFSGSYAINPLSGEKIPVWVADYVLISYGSGAIMAVPAHDERDWEFAKKFELPIIEVLSGGDVQEAAFTGDGPHVNSGFLDGMGKIDAISKVIAWLEEKKIGTGAVNYKLRDWIFSRQRYWGEPIPLVHCEKCGTVPVPEDQLPLELPSTNDFHPSGTGESPLANITDWVNCECPVCGGPGKRETNTMPQWAGSCWYYLRYIDPKNSSALVGKEAENYWMPVDLYVGGAEHAVLHLLYSRFWHKVLFDLGIVQTKEPFQRLINQGMITSFAYQRSDKSLVATDLVEEKGEKYYEISTGEELSRVIAKMSKSLKNVINPDDIIRDFGADSMRMYEMFMGPLQVSKPWQTNGLAGVNRFLNRVWDIAEREITDDEPSKDMLKVLHKTIRKVTDDTRDLEFNTGIAQMMIFINEAFKQKKCYRKYWEPFVLLIAPYAPHLAEEMWRKLGKDDTLAYASWPQWIEELTKDDEKEIVVQINGKLRCKMILPAGTSPDDMKAAAHAQEKVKALTEGKTIIKEIAVPDKLVNIVVK